GAGTTCTAATCATTTGCTTATGTTCTGTCAAAAAGCCAAAAAGGGAGATTGTTAGGACCAAGGTTGTCCATGGCTAAATTGACTCTTTTTCAAACACTTGTTTGAACACTGCATGTTTAAACAATTATTTAGGCAACTGTTTAGACAAGACCTTGGGACAACTTATGTGAAATGTTGGCTTTTTTACTTGGGCCTTCACAAGTGTTTTCTCCATAAGCAAAAGAGTCCCTGAATGTGTTTTATTTCATCCCAAACGATAGTGGTCAAATTTGGATGATTGAAGGGACTATGAGATCTTATCCCATAAGACTTACACTTATTCTTCAAGTTATTTATTTGGTGATTTATCAATTGTTTTTACTTGGTTGATAAGGATTTATTTTGCGATAATtattggaaaaatatatttagattataaTTAAGGGTTTTATCTTATCAAAACTACTTGGCGAAGCTATAGATTTTGGCGAGCAATTTGGTGGTTGTTGTGCTGTTCATATGAGAGTGCCTTTTTTTAGTTGTTTTGGCGAGCTATTTGTGTATCATTTACTTGGTATTTTGGACTCTTGTGTTAAGCTTGTTATTGGATAATTTTACTAATTGCATTGTAAAGTCATTTGGGTTGAGTGACTTGTAATAATTGGGTTCATTATTGGGGCTACAATTACTTCTTTGTATAATGGTAGATTGGGCTTTAACTAATACGTGATCCGGAAGATTGTTGAATAAGAACCATTCAGTAAGTGAAGCCCTGTAGAGTAGATTTGTGAATCTGGATTGCATTAACAAATTTGTATTTATTTCTCCCCTCCTCTTATTTAATTAATACTTGTGTTCTGTTCGAACTTGTGTTCAAATATTTGTTTGAGTAGCTATTGTTTGAACACATGTCTGACCATTTGTCTGAACATTGAATCAGACAGAGAGCAAACCGAGGTTCTTATAATGTTCAAAAACCAAGAGTATCACACTGCAAATCTTTGAGTGTGTGGAATAAGGTCACTAATGATGTTATGGGAGTCTAATATTTAAGAGTATCCTTACTTATTTTAGAAAAGAAtatataatttacattttatgtATTAATAATATCTGTTTATATAACTGAATCAAATAACATTAttccatttaaaaatttatttatatttatagtcttttaattttttaataaaatgatatataacctaattaacctttttttattattattatctaattaCATTATCAAGACGTTATTATATATGGTTTTGGTTTggtattttctctttttcctcaaaAGTCCCATTGCCCCAAGTTGTGCGGCCTACAAATTTTGCCCTGATCTTACCTactttgaattgaatttttaaaagcaTAATAATCCATAGTTTACTACTCATACACCCGGCATCTAGGAGTTTTTATGGGGCAGGCCAGGACCACCATTGCCTTTTCTTAGCGTGAAGCATACAGCCTGACCAATAAACCATTGCCAACTGGTGGTGGTCAATTAccagccccaagaaacttctaaccaaTGTGATTTGTATTATTCCTCTTGCTTTGACCATTGAAGCCCTCACACGCGAATCTATGACCGGTAAAACAAGAAAATAGTAGAACCAGCTGAATATAGATAAAACATTAGTTTTGGTTTTTTAGGGTTGTAAATACTATACGTGTAACAAAACATTTGTTCTTTTTAGTAAAATATTAGAATTGAAATTCTAAACTTTGTTGCATGCTACATTAATTAAACCCAAGTACACAAATTAGAACACATTTAAGAATACTCGGAATTCTCCTTTGCTTACAAATTGTCTAAATGTTTTAGTCTTCCAATCCATCGCAATTAAATATGTACAATGTAAGTCTCTTTTTCATATCATTGTGGCCTGACTAATCAGTTTTGTATACATCTCTGTATTTCTTAAGCAAACTCGGCAATTTTCAGCATCTTAGAATTTGAGCTAATCAATGGATGAAATAGAAATACCTCAATATTTCATCTGTCCAATATCACTGCAAATCATGAAGGACCCTGTTACAGCGGTTACAGGCATCACTTACGACAGGGAAAGCATAGAGCAATGGTTGAAGACTTCAAAGGACACGACCTGCCCCGTTACCAAGCAGGCTTTGCCATCGGATTCTGATTTAACACCCAACCACACGCTGTGGCGGCTGATTCAGGCATGGTCTGCAGCAAATGCAAGTAATGGCATGGATTTAGTTCCCACACCCAAAACTCCTGTCAGCAAGAGCCGTGTTGTTAAACTCATTCGTGACTTTGGGGTCCCTAGTTTGTATATGAACGCTTTGAAGAAAATGGAAGTCCTTGCCAAGGACAATGAGAGGAACCGGAAATGTCTGGAGGAAGCAGGTGTCCCGAAGGctgtaattttgttattaatcACATGTCACAGACAAGGTAAAATTAGCTGTCTTGAACAAGCTTTGAGGATTCTGCATCTTATTTGGACACCATGTAGTGAAATCAAGGCTCTTGTAAATCAAAATTGCGATTTCATAGACTGTTTGACATGGATTCTTTTGTGTGAGACTGAGAATCCTGTTATTGTCAGGACTCATGTAATGGTAATCTTGAAAAGGGTGATTGAAGTCACTAATTCAAGGTTGTTGGAGAAGTTGAAACCCgaattcttcaaacaaatgtTACGGGTACTGAAATCCAAAACCTCTCAACAAGCTACCAAATCCGCCTTGCACATCTTGATCCAAACATGTCTTTGGGGAAGAAACAAATCCAAAATGATGGAAGCCAATGTGATTTTCGAGCTCATCGAATTTGAGCTGGAGAAACCCGAAAAGCATGTCACGGAACTGATCATCAATCTCTTGGCACATCTCTGTTCATGTGCCGATGGAAGAGCTCAATTTCTAGGCCACGCCGGGAGCATAGCCATGGTGGCTAAAAGGATCCTAAGAGTCTCTCCGGCGACAGATGATCGAGCTGTTCAAATACTTAAATCAATCTCCAAATATGCTGCAACAAATCATGTACTTGTAGAGATGTTGAAGGTTGGGGCAGTAACAAAGCTTTGCATGGTAATGCAAGCAGATTGTGCCGCATATGTCAAAGAGAAAGCCAGAGGAATCCTTAGATTACACTCCACCTTATGGAATGGTTCTCCCTGTATTGCTGTTTATCTGTTAACCAGGTACCAAAGGTAACCCCGGTCACAAATTTATTAAGTAGTTCAGTTTTAAGTTGAAAGATTATGATAAAGAGTGATCAATAATCAAATACCATTGCCTTTTAAATGTTTATAGGAAAATTTATGATATTTGGTTGTGTTTTAGTGAGAATAGTTGCCTTGGAAAATATCAATTCGATATTTGGTTACTCATGGACCTTTATTATTGTAATAATttaaaaagatgaacaaaagagAATGCTAAAGGagcatttttcaataaaattataaatttattgttattaCTAGTCTGCTTTTGTcggtgattttataatttttttgtttataaagaagtttcattaaaattaaattaaattaaaaaaaaagaccaCGTGAAACACACGGGGGAGTGGAAGAAAGTAAAAAGTGAGTTTGATGAGATGAAAATTGGTAGGGAATTTCCGCAATCAAAGGTTAATTGCTGGAAAATGACTTTGgaaaggaaaacaaataaaacgTGGTGTTTTTCAAGTTGGAGTGGTGCAGG
The Gossypium hirsutum isolate 1008001.06 chromosome A07, Gossypium_hirsutum_v2.1, whole genome shotgun sequence genome window above contains:
- the LOC107956506 gene encoding E3 ubiquitin-protein ligase PUB23 — encoded protein: MDEIEIPQYFICPISLQIMKDPVTAVTGITYDRESIEQWLKTSKDTTCPVTKQALPSDSDLTPNHTLWRLIQAWSAANASNGMDLVPTPKTPVSKSRVVKLIRDFGVPSLYMNALKKMEVLAKDNERNRKCLEEAGVPKAVILLLITCHRQGKISCLEQALRILHLIWTPCSEIKALVNQNCDFIDCLTWILLCETENPVIVRTHVMVILKRVIEVTNSRLLEKLKPEFFKQMLRVLKSKTSQQATKSALHILIQTCLWGRNKSKMMEANVIFELIEFELEKPEKHVTELIINLLAHLCSCADGRAQFLGHAGSIAMVAKRILRVSPATDDRAVQILKSISKYAATNHVLVEMLKVGAVTKLCMVMQADCAAYVKEKARGILRLHSTLWNGSPCIAVYLLTRYQR